A portion of the Lolium rigidum isolate FL_2022 chromosome 1, APGP_CSIRO_Lrig_0.1, whole genome shotgun sequence genome contains these proteins:
- the LOC124684241 gene encoding xyloglucan endotransglucosylase protein 7-like: MMASCSKRTFALILCSVLLQLAGVARAGNFYQDVDITWGDGRGKIAGDGNLLTLSLDRASGSGFQSKNQYLYGRFDVQLKLVPGDSAGTVATFYLSSQGSAHDEIDFEFLGNASGEPYTVHTNVYSQGKGGREQQFRMWFDPTADFHTYSVLWNPTHILFYVDGTPIREHRNRQAATGVPFPTQQPMRVYASMWDAEEWATQGGRVKTDWSRAPFTASYKGLVASGCASQDAAACARSNGAWMYQELDTTAQDRLQWVQKNYMIYNYCADTWRFRQGVPPECAAAK; encoded by the exons ATGATGGCGTCCTGTTCCAAAAGAACATTCGCGCTGATTCTGTGCTCTGTGCTGCTGCAGCTTGCCGGCGTGGCCCGCGCCGGCAACTTCTACCAGGACGTGGACATCACGTGGGGTGACGGGCGCGGCAAGATCGCCGGCGACGGCAACCTCCTGACGCTGTCCCTGGACAGGGCCTCCGGCTCCGGGTTCCAGTCTAAGAACCAGTACCTGTATGGCCGCTTCGACGTGCAGCTCAAGCTCGTCCCCGGCGACTCCGCCGGCACCGTCGCAACTTTCTAC CTGTCTTCTCAGGGTTCGGCACACGACGAGATCGACTTCGAGTTCCTGGGGAACGCGAGCGGCGAGCCGTACACGGTGCACACCAACGTGTACAGCCAGGGGAAGGGCGGCCGGGAGCAGCAGTTCCGGATGTGGTTCGACCCCACCGCCGACTTCCACACCTACTCCGTCCTCTGGAACCCCACGCACATCCTCTTCTACGTCGACGGCACGCCCATCCGGGAGCACCGGAACCGGCAGGCGGCCACCGGGGTGCCCTTCCCGACGCAGCAGCCCATGAGGGTGTACGCCAGCATGTGGGACGCCGAGGAGTGGGCCACGCAGGGCGGCCGCGTCAAGACGGACTGGTCGCGGGCGCCATTCACGGCGTCCTACAAGGGGCTGGTGGCGAGCGGCTGCGCGTCGCAGGACGCGGCGGCGTGCGCGAGGTCCAACGGCGCGTGGATGTACCAGGAGCTCGACACCACGGCGCAGGACCGCCTCCAGTGGGTGCAGAAAAACTACATGATCTATAACTACTGCGCTGACACCTGGAGGTTCCGGCAGGGCGTCCCGCCCGAGTGCGCCGCCGCCAAGTAG